From Aquisalimonas asiatica, the proteins below share one genomic window:
- a CDS encoding methyl-accepting chemotaxis protein, with product MALVKKSELDSSGSEHDAESGGSTGDNGQQSRREAEAARRRARTLAKRQQAAERIAAAVAQLGSSVAQSSSAAEELRRSMNQIAVGAEQASGSSQETLGSVSEVATAVTQQRDNTRAAVKRLDTMTEQVTSSGDAIEDLVDVVKRGIERQGRAVEGADTLSKRAEEVGDIVKAVTRIADQTNLLALNAAIEAAGAGQHGQGFAVVADEVRSLAELSQKSASEIQELVTRIQTEVEAVTGDIRSTAEQGQKNADAGDRITQQLDDVRKSMESMQASGQSIRRIADESAEAAERVQKEAETIASAAEEQASACEEAVRMAGEQTNALNQCQEATENLSELSENLRDNTDIDRSAEEVAAAAEQLATSVEEIHRSSTQVSTAIEQINKGARQQSRAGEAAAAAINQLEQGANQASEQAQKILELGDEAFTKLQENRQTVEELASSVATGADQSRDVRKRVRELELVTRRIDKTMGGINMVNVQTSMLAVNGGIEAARAGEHGKGFTVVATDIRNLASDASENAGRIEEVVGLAQDDIADVRSLMEQIAASADEETQNNESILRDLRKVEDTVKRVLEGNREIAEASRTITASVGEAKSGIEQIAAAATEAEQSTGEAATAATQQHQAGEELAAAAEEIASLADQLQNGG from the coding sequence ATGGCTCTGGTGAAGAAATCCGAACTGGACAGCAGTGGTTCGGAGCACGACGCGGAGTCGGGAGGCTCCACTGGCGACAACGGGCAGCAATCCCGTCGCGAGGCGGAGGCGGCGCGGCGCCGGGCGCGCACCCTGGCCAAACGCCAGCAGGCGGCCGAGCGGATTGCCGCGGCAGTGGCGCAGCTTGGCAGCAGCGTCGCCCAGTCCTCGTCCGCGGCCGAAGAACTGCGCCGTTCCATGAACCAGATCGCCGTGGGCGCCGAGCAGGCGTCCGGGTCCTCCCAGGAAACCCTCGGGTCGGTCTCCGAGGTGGCGACTGCGGTCACCCAGCAGCGGGACAACACCCGCGCTGCCGTGAAGCGGCTCGACACCATGACCGAGCAGGTCACCAGCAGCGGTGACGCCATCGAGGATCTGGTGGATGTGGTGAAGCGGGGCATCGAACGCCAGGGGCGTGCGGTGGAAGGCGCCGACACCCTCTCCAAGCGGGCCGAGGAGGTGGGCGACATCGTCAAGGCCGTGACCCGGATCGCCGACCAGACCAACCTGCTGGCCCTGAACGCGGCCATTGAAGCCGCCGGGGCCGGTCAGCACGGCCAGGGCTTCGCCGTGGTGGCCGACGAGGTGCGCAGCCTCGCCGAGCTGTCCCAGAAGAGCGCCTCCGAAATCCAGGAGCTGGTCACGCGCATTCAGACTGAAGTGGAGGCCGTGACCGGCGACATCCGCAGCACCGCGGAGCAGGGCCAGAAGAACGCCGATGCCGGTGACCGCATTACCCAGCAGCTCGATGACGTGCGCAAGTCCATGGAGAGCATGCAGGCCAGCGGCCAGTCCATCCGGCGGATTGCCGATGAATCGGCCGAGGCGGCCGAGCGCGTGCAGAAAGAGGCGGAGACCATCGCCAGCGCCGCCGAGGAGCAGGCGTCCGCCTGTGAGGAGGCGGTGCGCATGGCGGGCGAGCAGACCAATGCACTGAACCAGTGCCAGGAGGCCACCGAGAATCTCTCGGAGCTGTCCGAGAACCTCCGCGACAACACCGATATCGACCGCAGCGCCGAGGAGGTGGCCGCGGCGGCGGAGCAGCTGGCGACGTCAGTGGAGGAGATCCACCGCTCGTCCACCCAGGTGTCCACCGCCATCGAGCAGATCAACAAGGGGGCCCGCCAGCAGAGCCGTGCCGGCGAGGCGGCGGCAGCCGCCATCAATCAGCTCGAACAGGGTGCCAACCAGGCGTCGGAGCAGGCGCAGAAGATCCTGGAGCTGGGCGACGAAGCGTTCACCAAGCTGCAGGAGAACCGCCAGACCGTCGAGGAGCTTGCCAGTAGCGTGGCGACCGGCGCGGATCAGTCCCGCGACGTGCGCAAGCGCGTGCGCGAGCTGGAGCTCGTCACCCGCCGCATCGACAAGACCATGGGGGGCATCAACATGGTCAACGTCCAGACCAGCATGCTGGCCGTCAACGGTGGCATCGAGGCGGCCCGGGCCGGTGAGCACGGCAAGGGGTTCACCGTGGTCGCCACCGACATCCGGAACCTGGCCTCGGACGCCTCCGAGAACGCCGGCCGGATCGAGGAAGTGGTCGGCCTGGCCCAGGACGACATCGCCGATGTGCGCTCGCTCATGGAGCAGATCGCCGCAAGCGCCGACGAGGAGACCCAGAACAACGAGAGTATCCTGCGCGACCTGCGCAAGGTGGAAGACACGGTGAAACGGGTGCTGGAAGGCAACCGCGAGATCGCCGAGGCCTCCCGTACCATTACCGCGTCCGTCGGCGAGGCGAAGTCGGGCATCGAACAGATTGCCGCTGCCGCCACGGAAGCCGAGCAGTCGACCGGCGAGGCGGCCACGGCGGCGACCCAGCAGCATCAGGCCGGGGAGGAGCTGGCAGCCGCCGCCGAGGAGATCGCCTCCCTGGCGGATCAGCTCCAGAACGGTGGCTAG
- a CDS encoding chemotaxis protein CheB, whose translation MTESPADDGNTEPRATETTADDRDLTVVGIGASAGGLEALRAFVGHLPAGTSMAYIIAQHLSPRHESMLVQLLGRETRLRVAQVADGMAIDANTIYITPANKNIVVEGEQLRLTEPEDRPVPKPSVDGFFRSLADAFGEHAIAVVLSGTGSDGSHGVRAIKAGGGFTLVQAPETAKYDGMPRAAMETGCIDLVMPPDRIAGELQRLVEMAGHALLTQPEQPEAPVYERITRLIHQQAGLDLSAYKEKTVHRRLRRRMATRHLDQLEDYLQLLEEDPQEVGHFCQDILISVTSFFRDPEAFEALREQLYHLLRNRRPGDDIRIWVPGCATGEEAYTLAILLSEMLGSRVRDYRIQVFATDLDEPALNVARRGIYSATSLVELDEETINRYFQPYGDQYKVVKSLREMLVFARQDLLHDPPFLRLDLLSCRNLLIYFNSDTQKRLFELFHYAVNPGGLLFLGKSENVTRHEHLFLPLESTWKIFQQRGSRSSYSTMPYRASGGAQASDDREPAPRPRPKLSPYDRMIRATMEQYAPAGLLVDETLQIQHILGDTSRYLRIPHGDPDFTVRNLVRQELRVDLSALVTRVKKDRVSAFSRSIHLPEHDERVRVSVHPVTGELDEELLYLICFDPVPAPADDEHRAEPRNTHTVDDEASQQRINELEDELATTREHLQTVIEELETTNEELQSSNEELQSSNEELQSSNEELETTNEELQSTNEELTTVNEELNSKTDELNAAYNDLRNVNDSLVDPLVVVDEGLRIKFHNQACDKIFIGTDGLVDTPLLDVERRVDIPRFRQRLQRVIRHGEQVEVQISQTLHTAEEGAEHDVAAPVMRYYLLRMQPYYDEQRNVGGAVITFFDNTRIKRAERGSRESEARLHAIVNRSPVLTALKDPEGRYILANAAFESWVGLEPGGALGRRDTDLLPADVASRNGEREQAALNAEEAREHEESVTLSGQTRHFITERFPLLDEDGHVYALCIKALDITERRATEEKVRLQSKALDASMNGILIAEADDPELPIVYANPAFERITGYSTDEVLQRNCRFLQGPETDQVALDVVREALRDGTNARVLLRNYRKDGSPFWNDLSIFPVHDEEARLTHFVGIQEDATKRVDVERALRDNEERLITAQDYAGVANFEWRPDAVLLGTPGQLADLFGLPPSAGGQPSVLQLLRRVHPNDRAPLLDAIRQCLRSSQDVDLEFRVRTQENGLCWLHIRANAERGNDGSPLRLLGLVGDISRRKDVENALLSARLEAEKANRAKSEFLSHMSHELRTPLNAILGFAQLLEADPDNPVSPAQNENIQQILRAGWHLLDLISEVLDLARIESGRLNVENQPLDLHQVVNDSLRTVSPMAEERRVSLHQDIRFRGELVSDTTRVTQVLLNLLTNAIKYNHEGGDVHLSAWDDGQRLWVAIADTGIGIPREDRGRLFESFNRLGQEGGRIQGTGIGLVLVHRILQLLGGTIDVESTPDQGSTFTFNLPLIRPEAVAAIAEEEPAVVPHEAAVVPDGHRPLRVLYVEDNPSNMALAREIFRREASVELLEATDGNQGVVMAAAERPDLILMDLHLPGMTGQQALEALRADSRTAGIPVIAVTADALYDEATAEAGFNDRLTKPLRIRDLQAALQHAVAR comes from the coding sequence ATGACAGAGTCCCCCGCTGACGACGGCAACACCGAACCCCGAGCAACCGAAACAACAGCAGATGACCGTGACCTGACAGTCGTGGGCATCGGTGCCTCGGCCGGCGGCCTGGAAGCGCTGCGCGCCTTTGTTGGCCACCTGCCCGCCGGCACGTCCATGGCCTACATCATCGCCCAGCACCTCTCTCCGCGGCACGAGAGCATGCTCGTGCAGCTCCTCGGGCGGGAGACGCGGCTCAGAGTGGCCCAGGTGGCGGATGGCATGGCCATCGACGCGAACACCATCTACATCACCCCGGCCAACAAGAACATCGTGGTGGAAGGCGAACAGCTCAGGCTGACCGAGCCCGAGGACCGCCCGGTGCCGAAACCGTCGGTAGATGGCTTCTTCCGCTCACTGGCCGACGCGTTCGGCGAGCACGCCATTGCCGTGGTGCTCTCCGGCACAGGCAGCGACGGCAGCCACGGTGTGCGCGCCATCAAGGCCGGTGGCGGGTTCACGCTGGTGCAGGCGCCGGAGACCGCGAAGTACGACGGCATGCCGCGGGCGGCCATGGAAACCGGGTGCATTGACCTGGTCATGCCCCCCGACCGGATTGCCGGCGAGCTCCAGCGACTGGTGGAGATGGCCGGTCATGCGCTGCTTACCCAGCCGGAACAGCCGGAGGCGCCCGTCTATGAGCGCATCACCCGGCTCATCCACCAGCAGGCCGGGCTCGACCTGTCCGCCTACAAGGAAAAAACGGTCCACCGGCGCCTCCGCCGGCGAATGGCCACGCGCCACCTCGACCAGCTGGAGGATTACCTGCAGCTGCTGGAAGAGGATCCGCAGGAGGTCGGGCATTTCTGTCAGGACATCCTCATCTCCGTCACGTCGTTCTTCCGCGATCCGGAGGCGTTCGAGGCCCTGCGTGAGCAGCTGTACCATCTGCTGCGCAATCGCCGCCCGGGAGACGACATCCGTATCTGGGTGCCCGGCTGCGCCACCGGGGAAGAGGCGTATACCCTTGCCATTCTGCTGAGCGAGATGCTCGGTTCGCGGGTGCGGGATTACCGTATCCAGGTGTTCGCAACCGACCTGGACGAGCCTGCGCTCAACGTCGCGCGGCGCGGTATCTACAGCGCCACGTCGCTGGTGGAGCTGGATGAAGAGACCATCAACCGGTACTTCCAGCCCTACGGCGACCAGTACAAGGTGGTCAAGAGCCTGCGGGAGATGCTTGTCTTCGCTCGGCAGGATCTGCTGCACGACCCGCCCTTCCTGCGCCTGGACCTGCTCAGCTGCCGCAACCTGCTCATCTACTTCAACAGCGACACGCAGAAGCGGCTCTTCGAGCTGTTCCACTACGCCGTCAACCCGGGCGGGCTGCTGTTCCTCGGCAAATCCGAGAACGTCACCCGCCACGAACACCTGTTCCTGCCACTGGAATCGACCTGGAAGATCTTTCAGCAACGGGGCAGCCGCAGCAGTTATTCCACCATGCCCTACCGCGCCAGCGGCGGCGCGCAGGCAAGCGACGACAGGGAGCCCGCGCCCCGCCCGCGACCAAAGCTCAGCCCCTACGACCGCATGATCCGGGCCACCATGGAGCAGTACGCACCGGCGGGGCTGCTGGTGGACGAAACCCTGCAGATCCAGCACATCCTCGGCGACACGTCACGCTACCTGCGCATCCCCCACGGCGACCCCGATTTCACGGTGCGCAACCTGGTGCGGCAGGAGCTGCGGGTGGACCTGTCGGCCCTGGTCACACGGGTCAAGAAGGACCGCGTCTCTGCCTTCAGCCGCTCCATTCATCTCCCGGAACACGACGAGCGGGTCCGGGTCTCCGTCCACCCCGTGACCGGTGAGCTGGACGAAGAGCTGCTGTATCTCATCTGTTTTGATCCGGTGCCGGCTCCGGCCGACGACGAGCACCGCGCTGAACCCCGCAATACCCACACCGTGGACGACGAAGCCTCGCAGCAGCGCATCAACGAGCTGGAGGATGAGCTCGCCACCACCCGCGAGCATCTGCAGACGGTCATCGAGGAGCTGGAAACCACCAACGAGGAACTCCAGTCGTCCAACGAGGAGCTGCAGTCATCCAACGAAGAGCTCCAGTCTTCCAACGAGGAACTGGAGACCACCAACGAGGAGCTCCAGTCCACCAACGAAGAACTGACCACGGTCAACGAGGAGCTCAACAGCAAGACGGACGAGCTCAACGCCGCGTACAACGATCTGCGCAACGTCAACGACAGCCTGGTGGACCCGCTGGTGGTCGTGGACGAGGGCCTGCGCATCAAGTTCCACAACCAGGCCTGCGACAAGATCTTCATCGGCACCGACGGACTTGTGGACACCCCGCTGCTGGACGTGGAGCGCCGGGTCGACATCCCCCGGTTCCGGCAGCGGCTGCAGCGGGTCATCCGCCACGGGGAGCAGGTGGAAGTCCAGATCAGCCAGACCCTGCACACCGCCGAGGAGGGGGCCGAGCACGACGTCGCCGCCCCGGTGATGCGTTACTACCTGCTGCGCATGCAGCCGTACTACGACGAGCAACGCAACGTCGGCGGCGCGGTCATCACCTTCTTCGACAACACGCGCATCAAACGCGCGGAACGGGGCTCCCGCGAGAGCGAGGCCCGCCTGCACGCCATCGTGAACCGCTCACCGGTACTCACGGCCCTGAAGGACCCTGAGGGCCGCTACATCCTTGCCAATGCCGCGTTCGAGTCGTGGGTCGGGCTGGAACCCGGCGGCGCACTCGGGCGACGCGACACCGACCTGCTGCCGGCCGACGTCGCCAGTCGCAACGGCGAACGCGAGCAGGCCGCACTCAACGCCGAAGAGGCCCGGGAGCACGAGGAAAGCGTCACTCTGTCGGGCCAGACCAGGCACTTCATTACCGAGCGCTTCCCGCTCCTGGACGAGGATGGTCATGTCTATGCCCTGTGCATCAAGGCGCTGGACATTACCGAACGGCGGGCAACCGAGGAGAAAGTCCGGTTACAGTCCAAGGCCCTTGATGCGTCGATGAACGGCATCCTGATCGCCGAGGCCGATGATCCCGAACTGCCGATCGTCTACGCCAACCCGGCATTCGAGCGGATTACCGGCTACAGCACCGACGAGGTCCTGCAACGCAACTGTCGCTTCCTCCAGGGGCCGGAGACCGACCAGGTGGCGCTGGACGTGGTCCGTGAGGCGCTGCGCGACGGCACGAACGCCCGCGTCCTACTGCGCAACTACCGCAAGGACGGCTCCCCGTTCTGGAACGACCTCTCCATTTTCCCGGTCCACGACGAAGAGGCCCGGCTCACCCATTTCGTCGGCATTCAGGAGGACGCCACCAAACGAGTGGACGTGGAGCGGGCCCTGCGCGACAACGAGGAACGGCTGATCACCGCGCAGGACTACGCGGGCGTGGCGAACTTCGAGTGGCGGCCCGACGCGGTCCTGCTGGGCACCCCGGGTCAGCTGGCCGACCTGTTCGGCCTGCCGCCGTCCGCGGGCGGCCAGCCCTCCGTGTTACAGCTGCTGCGGCGGGTCCACCCGAACGACCGGGCACCGCTGCTGGACGCCATCCGCCAATGTCTGCGCAGCAGCCAGGATGTCGACCTGGAATTCCGTGTGCGCACGCAGGAGAACGGCCTGTGCTGGCTGCACATCCGCGCCAACGCCGAACGCGGCAACGACGGCTCGCCCCTGCGTCTGCTCGGCCTGGTGGGGGATATCAGCCGCCGCAAGGACGTGGAGAATGCGCTGCTTTCCGCGCGTCTTGAGGCCGAGAAAGCGAACCGGGCCAAGTCCGAGTTCCTGTCTCACATGAGCCATGAGCTGCGTACCCCGCTCAACGCCATACTCGGCTTCGCGCAGTTGCTCGAGGCGGATCCGGACAACCCCGTGTCCCCTGCCCAGAACGAGAATATCCAGCAGATTCTGCGGGCCGGCTGGCACCTGCTCGACCTGATCAGCGAGGTGCTGGACCTCGCGCGTATCGAGTCCGGGCGGCTCAACGTGGAGAATCAGCCGCTGGATCTGCACCAGGTGGTCAACGACAGCCTGCGTACGGTCTCGCCCATGGCCGAAGAGCGCCGGGTGAGCCTGCACCAGGACATCCGCTTCCGTGGGGAGCTGGTCTCGGACACCACGCGCGTGACCCAGGTGCTGCTGAATCTGCTCACCAACGCCATCAAGTACAACCACGAGGGCGGCGACGTGCATCTCAGCGCCTGGGATGACGGACAGCGCCTGTGGGTGGCCATCGCCGATACCGGTATCGGCATTCCGCGGGAGGATCGCGGCAGACTGTTCGAGTCCTTCAACCGCCTCGGCCAGGAGGGCGGGCGGATCCAGGGAACGGGGATCGGCCTGGTGCTCGTCCACCGTATCCTCCAGCTCCTGGGCGGGACCATCGATGTGGAGAGCACACCGGACCAGGGCAGCACCTTCACGTTCAACCTGCCCCTGATCCGGCCGGAGGCCGTGGCGGCGATCGCCGAGGAGGAGCCGGCAGTGGTGCCGCACGAGGCCGCGGTGGTCCCCGACGGTCACCGGCCACTGCGTGTGCTCTACGTGGAGGACAACCCCAGCAACATGGCCCTGGCGCGGGAGATCTTCCGCCGGGAGGCCAGCGTGGAGCTGCTGGAAGCAACGGACGGCAACCAGGGCGTGGTGATGGCGGCGGCGGAGCGGCCCGATCTCATTCTGATGGATCTGCACCTTCCAGGCATGACCGGCCAGCAGGCGCTGGAGGCGCTGCGCGCCGACTCCCGCACGGCCGGCATTCCGGTCATCGCGGTCACCGCAGACGCCCTCTACGACGAGGCCACGGCTGAAGCAGGTTTCAACGACCGGCTGACCAAGCCGCTGCGCATCAGAGACCTGCAGGCCGCATTGCAGCACGCCGTGGCGCGGTGA